The following nucleotide sequence is from Aspergillus luchuensis IFO 4308 DNA, chromosome 1, nearly complete sequence.
TAGTCGAAGGCGTACTTGGCACCAGATGCGCAGACCAGGTTGAAGTGCTTGGGGCTGCATGTCGTCACTACTTCGAAGCCGCAGAGAGAGGCGAGTTGGATGGTGTATAGGCCCACGCTTGCTAAACTAAGTCAGTATTGTGTACTTGGTTCAGTGTCATGGGGACTTACAGCTACCACCCCATACCAGGATCCTGGTACCCTTGGCTGGGTTGCGATTGAGTGCAAGACAGCTTTTGGAGAATAGAGCTAGCCATGCTGTAGCTGCGGCGAGGGGGATGGTGCTGGCTTCTGCGCGCGAgatgttgctgttggtagGTAACTTGAATGAGATTCGTTCGTCTGCTAGACAATATTGGCTGTATGCGCCTAGACCTTTGATCTCTCCTGCATCGAGGAACGAGTCAGCGTAATTACTCAAGTGAATGCGGTGACTACATACCTCCCCAGACTAAGCCAGCAATGATATCACCTTTGGCGAGTCGGGTAACCTCACTGCCTAGCTCAATAGCCTCGCCGACAAAGTCGCATCCGAGAACAGCGCCGTTGCCAAACGCGTTACTATCGAAGGATTGCACTATAATGTGTAAGTGGGGTTGGATGCAGGACAGGTAGGATGGGATTGGGTGGTGAACTAACCATCGGTCGGGTTTTGTGCAGCATGCGACAACTTGACCAGCACTTGATTTGAGGCTGGAGATGGCAGGGAGATCTCTTCTTTGGACAGCTTGGGCGATTGGCCATCTGTCACGCGGACAACGAGCGCTGTGTTTGATGGGGTGGCCATTATGGTGAGATGCTGGTCGGTATTCTGCGCTATTCCGAGTGCAGACCGAGTGGAAGGTTCTTGCCAGGTCAGTTCGAGGTTGTACTTGAAGTGTACTTTTGCACAATAGCTAGTTAGAGGTATTTATAAAGGAGCGCGAGAGACTTGGTGAATGGGCTAACAGGCAAGGTGATTGATAAGCGCGCTAAAAGCGAAGCAACATGCGGGGAACGGGAATCCCCCGCGTCAGGAGATCTCCGGCCATTTCCCGACATACACTTCCGAGTGTTGGCATAGTCTCTCATCGGTAACATCCCACCATTTGGATTGGTTATTCCATTTTTGCCATCCGGCCTCAGCCGCGCTTTTGTATCAGTGGCTGCAGATAGCTTAGTACACATTCCTGCACTCCCACCGAGCTATGTGccactccatccaccacGTCCAGCTGAGCCTCAATACCGTCTGCCTGCCAACTGCTCTGCAAATGCTGTAGCGACTGCGATCGTCCCTGGTCCATCATCACTACCTCCCGCTTTCCCATCTTCTCTTTGCCACCGTCCTTCTCGGATGCCTTTTCCGCAGCCATTCGTTGGGCCATTACTTTCTTCGCCCACTCCCAGAACTCCTTTCCCCCATGGACCTTCACGTCTTGACTTCCAATGACTAGCTGAACCTGCACGTTTCTCATAATATCCTTTTCTAAACCTTTACCGAACACCTCCTGAAAATTAGCAATCCCACTTGGCCATGCCAGTTGCTCGTCAAGCATAGTGACCTTGCCCGGGGCACCGACGCTCACAGCCGCTAGTCGCTCCGGGTGCACGTAGAAAAACCGATGCGCAAATTGCCCTCCACCAGAAAACCCCGCTAAGAAGACCTTTTCTGTGTCAATTCCAGGCCATACTGTAGCCACTTCATCTAGAATCGCCAGAAGCGCAAGATCGGAGCGCAATGTCGCTGAACGCAGCACCTTGTATGAGTCGAGATCATTCGGTCCATCGATGTTCGCGGGGAAAAGCGGGGCGAGGATGGCACAGGGTGTCGATTCCGCAAAGAAGGCCTGCTCAGGTCGGATAGAGGTTTTGCGGCTCGTACCGTGGATATTAACCAGCAAGGGAAGTTTGGCTTTGTCGTAAGGGCTGGATTTAGAGACGCGGTTGGGGTCTGGATTGTAATGTGTGGGAGGGATGTACAGAGTGTAGGACACGCGCGGTTCAGCTGCCAGAGTGCGCTGGGGGATGTGTCCGACGAGAAACGCCAACTTGAGGAATTGTGGCGGTACTTCGGGAGTGGTAAGAGGTATATTCATGATTGCGCGACTCTGTTGCAAATCTTCCCTCGGGTGTGATCGAAATGCTCCAAAATGAATGTCCTGGGACGCTGGTATATAATCTGACGGTCGGAAAGAACGGGATGCCGATATGCCGACAACTAGAACTGTTGGGCCGTAAGCGGTAAGGACAACGTTTATTCCCCAAGGATGAGAACAGCAGATTGAAGCGTTATAGGGGCAGGCTGGATACACAATCACTTGCAACCAGCAATAAACCTGTAGCGACGGCGTTCAACGTTGAGAGTTTATTCCGGGCCGTCAGCCGCATGCCCGATCTTAAGTGGTTGCGGGGACATGCGGAGGGTAAGTGGATCCAACAGAGTTTGGTTACCAACAAAAGCGTTGAGAACATTTTCTTGTGGCCGATCTGACATTTCATCCCAATTGGGTGAGCGATCAAGTCAGATGAAGTTGCTTATCAACTGAATGCTGACGATAGCTATTCCTCACACCCGTTGTCTTCACCAGCAAACAGCGTCTCTATCTCTATGAAGCTCGTGCATATACTCCCAGCATGTCGGTTCAGCTTAGAGGTTTCTGACAATATCATCGAGCTGTCAGTACATACCTAGGAAAATCATAGGGATGGACGTGCTGGCCATGGCACACGTTGAGCAAACTTTAGTACCTCCGTTGCACGGTGCTCACCATGGGTTAGGGATCCCTGGTCATGGCTTGTCCGAGCTGGTAATTTGTGGTACTTTAGCCCATGAAGGGTAGTGGAATGCATGGTCATAGGATCTTAAAGATAGAAGTACTATAGCTGGACATGATTGTTGGTAGAATTGGTCCGGGGAATCACCTGATCCGCAGGTGATCGAGTCACGAGGGCGACGATACTTTGATCtgttccttccttctttcacttcatctccatctccatctaccCCGCCCTTGCCTTTCCATCGTTCGATAACAAAAATCGATTTTATGCCCCATGGCTATCCAACTACACATACTCCAAACCCAGTGTTTACCGGGTTCAATATTGGATTGCGGTGGCTCGGATATTTGGGTCCTTACGAGGGGTGTTTCTCGATCTACCAAGGTCGCTTCTCAAGGACGAGTTTCCAATTAAGAAGCCGTATGATTTACAAAAGGGTGGGTCTTCCGATACACAACCAAACGATAGCTGACCAAGGGCAAGTATTGAAGGAATAGTTGCAGCCTAAAAATGAGCCCATGCGGTGCCAGTTGGAGACGCGCAGGCGTTCCTCTGGTTCCCCGCAACTTACAGGGTGCATCGGAGGAAGATACTGGTTTCCGACTAGTGGTACGCCTCTTTCAAAGCTGGTTATATTTCATCTTCTATATTGCCCCTTAACTGGACAGCTTGAGTGGACGACGAGAACAGTTTTAGCGTCATTAAGGGCTAGCAGCATCTTACGATCTATTTGAGGGAGCGAAACACGTGCTACTCTGTCTTTCAGCACTGCCTATGACAGGCCGAACTAGCGTGGGTAGAACATGTCTTAGTTATTTTGGGTTCCACGGTCAATGAACGCTTGTGAGACATCAGGAGCTGACTGAGTTTATGGCTGAGACAAGCTTTAGCCAAGCTTTGGGACGGCTTTCGGCATCGCATCCGGAGTTCCTAGCTGGTCCGAATTGTGATTCATGGAAAGCTGACAAGGGGGTGCACGAGGAGTCAAGAACGTGGATGAATCAGGCATGGCTTTGCTCAGTTCACCCAATTGGTGTTAGGAGATCTTTGGCCCACTACGGTGAATGATCACTTAGTACATCCCCCGGCTGCATATTTTTCCAGAGTCATCTCGCTAACGGTGTGACCGGATTCGGGCGGGAACTTTAGAACACCAGAGAATCAGGGACATCTTCTGACCAGCTGATCCCGGGTGAGACATGGATAAATACTGAAGAATCATCGCCAATGAAGTCCGACGGCCAGACCCACCGTGGAAAAATGCAAGCCGTTCGGAATAGCGGCTGTTTTCGGCATAAAACATTTCCCCAGGAAGCGGACAACTCAATTTCGGCGCCCCGTTGATCTACGCAGGACCGAGACGAACACTCTGCGAAATAACATGGCGCAGGGGCTACATGCCATATCAGTCCATCTCCTACGCCGCTGtttagaattaaatattgaTCACCGCTTTCTGATAACAAATGACGGAGACGCGCAATACCCCTGGGATGGCGCTGGTTAGTCTGTACTAGCGCTGCCACTAGCAAAGCTTGACCCAACAATGGCGCAGGAGAATCCTGCTGCCTAGCTCGGATTGGTCGCCCTCGGCAGGCGTGAAACAATTTCCCCAGCATGAAGACCTGCCATTCGTGCAGATTCGATCCAATTGCTCTGACGTACGATCACCGGGGAAGGTCACAATGAAGTACAAATGTCCCTGCGTAGCGGATATGGAGGGCTGCGAGCTCGCTTATGATTTACTGTGATGAGACTCCCCCCCGGTGACCTGACCCAGATATGACCCGTCTCTACCATGGTATCGCCGAGCGCCATCAACATGTTATCTTCAGCGGGCCTCTCCAAGACATTTAGTGTACCCATAAAAGTGATACCACTCGTCATTGCCACTGTTCACCAATACTTTTCGGGTTAGTTGGTCCGTCCTACTCAAAAAATTTGTATGCGATTATCCAATTCCAATATGCTTAAGCGATATCTGCGGGCTTTCGGTCTGCTATCGTTTGGCTGTCGCCTTGTCCCACACGTTCCCCCTTTTGACCGGTCGGTTCGGGGAATCAATGACATGCGGGATTTTCCCGCAATATAATGCTGAACCCGCCGGTCCTTTGCTACTGAAACTACGCTGTTGTTTCATCTTTTCACTGTGCCCAGTGTATTCTCCCCGGCAGTCCTTTTTGGCAGTCCTCTGCCACACCCCTTGACTGCGGCATAGCATTCTTGTTCGGACCCAATATGCGCCACATTCCTGCATGGTTCGTGGCCTGTCTGGCTGCGGCCACCGCCTCGGCCTCTGCCCCGACTTGCAGCACCGACAGCAAGTGTCCGGAAGAGTACCCGTGCTGCTACAGTGAGCACACCATGCCTCGTAATTCACACATATTCTGACATATTATCTTCAAGGTGGACAATGTGGTGTAGGAACCTACTGCCTGGGAGGTTGCAACCCTCTTGAATCGTACTCGCTCGACAGCTGCACGCCCGAGCCCATCTGCAAGAACCAGACCTACTCGTTCACAAGCATGGACAATGCAGTCCTGTACGACCACTACCTTGGTAACGCATCCGAATACGATTGGGTGTACAGCGGCTACCCCAAGATCAAGAATGATAGTCTGTGGTTGACGATGCCCAACGGCACGACGGGCAGTCTGTACTCCCTCAACCATTACATCTGGTATGGGAAGGTGTCGGCCAAGATCAAGAGCAGCCGGACGCAAGGTGTCGTGACGGGTTTCATTCTGATGTCGGATGATTTTGATGAGATCGACCTTGAATGGGTTGGATACAATCTGTCGAGCGCGCAGACCAACTTTTACTTCCAGGGTGTAGAAAACTGTATGTTCGCAGCTTGTCTTTCTCGTGTTTCAAACTGACCATTCCAGATACCAATGAAGTCAACACCGCCGTGTCTAACGGCAACACCTTTGACGAATGGCACACCTACACCATCGACTGGAAGCCCGACGTGTTGGAATGGCTCATCGATGGCACCGTGATGCGCACACTGACCAAGAACTCCACCTACAACGCTACCTCAGGTGTCTACCAGTACCCCCAGACGCCGTCTCGGCTGGAGATGTCCATCTGGCCCGGTGGTTCGGAAGCCGAGGGACTGGGTACCATTGAATGGGCTGGTGGTTTGATCGACTGGGATAGCACGGATATTAAGGAGTACGGCTACTTCTACGCGCAGTACAAGGACATCACGATCGAGTGCTACCCTGCCCCGGCTGGAACTATCGACAAGGGTGACACTTCCTACGTGTACACCAGCGACAGCGGTCTGTCAGACACCATTGAACTCTCCGGCAACAGCACCGTTCTCTACAACTTGCAGGATACTGGCCTGAACATGACTGCTGGTACCAAGATGTCGGATTCGGCTACCGCCTCGGGATCCAGCTCCGGAGCCAGTAGCACCGGCGGGAGTAGCAGTGGAGACAGCAGCACGAAGAAGAGTGCCGCTTCTGGGTATGGCGAGCGCGTGATGGAGGGATCGGTTCTCGCGGCAGTCGGTGCCGTGGTTGCGCTGAGTCTGTCCTAGATGGGTGGTACACGGTTTCAAGTAAGAACGTGGCACGCGAGATGCTTGATGTGGTATATACTTCTTCGGATCTATATTTGAAAGGTGTATGACTATAATGTACTTAATTGTAATATTGAGTGTAAATGTACATATAACGCTCACACTGAACATACAATTGTCCTACAGCGGATTGAATCAGCCTACGACAAACACTATAAAGATCCTGCTATATCAATCGATAAGGCTACCCTATAATACCACAGACAGACACAGTCACACTCTGcctctccccaccacccaggaaaagaagagtcTACAACTCAGCAGGTACCCCGGTACAAGCAAGACACAAATTCCGCACCAGCCCAATCCCCAGAATAGCACACAGCAACACCCGCCAAGTCGACTCATCGCCGCTCTCCATCCACGCTTCCTCAAGCCCACAAAACCATTcacccatcctcatccccatctccacccgcatcatcaccaccaccaccaccaccaccaccacaacaacaacaacaacaccaacccacACCCCCCTTACCCCTCTCCCTATATCccccctcttcaccctcccaACCCACTCTTCAATAACacgaacaacaaccccactCCCCCCAAGCACAACCGGCACCCCACTCCCAGGATGCGTACTGGCACCAACGAAAAACAACCCCTGGATACTCTCATGCTGAATCCTGGGCCTAAAGCACAACACATTGAGAAATGAATGCGAAAGTCCGAGTATCGCCCCGCGATCCAGATTGTATTTGTCTGTCCAGGTTAGTGGGGTTTCGATCCTTTCGCATACGATGTGTGATTCGATGTCATTGCCTGTGAGGTCGTGGATAGTGGAGAGGATCAGGGCGCGGAtggtttgggtggtggtgtgccAGTAGGCGGTTGTGTTGTGGGGGTTTAATGgggatgttggtgatgaggaggaggaagatgttgttggggagagaaggtggGGCACGGGTACTAGGACGACGATAGCGTCTGTGTTTGGTGGTGAGGCTGAGGGGTCGATTCTGCTTGGGATGTGTAGGTAGAATGAGGGATGTTCGGGGATTTGGTGGTTTTTGAATATAGCGTCGAAGCTGGATTTATATTTtgatgagggagggaggaatatATTGTGGGATTGGAGGTTCGGAAGAGTGGTGTCTAACCCCCAGTAGAATGAGATGCTGCTGCATGAGGTGGGCTTGTTTTGTAGGGATTCGCTGTATGTGGTTTTCGGGAGCAGGTTGTTGTATGCGTAGGTTAGGTCCGCGTTGATGATTACGATGTCTGCGGGGAGGAATTTGCCGCTGGAGAGATGCACCCCCATTACGTGCTTGTGGTCGTCGCTGAGGGCGATGGAGGTTACGGGCGTGTTGAGGATGTATGCGGTGTTGTGGCGGATGCTGATTTTGACGAGGGCGTCGAGGATCTATATTCATATTTCAGTCGGGACCTTGGATAGTAGAAGGCTGATGAAAGGGGGAGACACAGTTCTGAATCCACCAACAGGATACCATATGCCATCTGTCACCTCCGTATACTGTAGCAGAGAGTACGTCGCTGGAGCATCAAACGGGCTCATGCCCAGGTACATACTGGCGAAGGTGAAAGCCTGGCGGAGTTTATCGGAGTGAAAGTACCGGCTCGCACGAGTATATATACTCTCGAAGACGTGGAGTCTGGGTAAagcgaggaggagatccCAGTGGACGAGACTCCAGATGGTTGCGAAGTTACGGTGCAGGATATGTTCACAGGACAAGGTATAGTGTCGACCGGATTCAACCAGGAAGCGTAGGAATCCTTCGAATCCGTGCGGTCCCTCGTAAGCTTCTATCTGCTCTTTCATCGATGGAATGTCAGTGGATAAGTCAATGTGGTCGTGATCTGGAAACCAGATGCGGTAGCTGGGGTCGCATTTGCGGAGACTGATACCCTCatcggagatggaggtgcCTAGGTCATGGAAGatctggtggaagaaggacggcatgaggagaagggaagggccTTGGTCGAAGCGCTACAGCTGTTAGTATTGCCTTGGGATATATATAGGGACGCACGTAGTCATCCTCTTGCATTAGAGAACAGCGTCCCCCGATATCTGCATTCTTCTCGACCACCGTCACTTTGTAGCCCTTTTTGGCGAGGCGCGCTGCAACAGCGACACcgccggcaccaccacctgGTTGCTGATAGTTAGAAAAGGGGTGCAGAAGATAAATGTGCTTCATACCAACTACTATGGCAGTGGGAGGCTCCATTGAGCCAAGAGAGAACAGGCGCTTTAGGATGTAAAGGTAGTTGTCTGATTCTCTAGCTCTTACAGCTGGGAGTTGATGTCATACAGTAAACCATGTGCGAGATGCCATAAGCTTTATACTCAAGGGATCTGGCATTCACCACGACAGAGCAAGTGGGTGACGAGGCAGACGAACTGGTATCCACGGCTCAGACCGAGCAGCAACAGGAAAACGTAAACCCAAAACAACATAAAGACGCCTAGACTGTATGACAACCGAACTTACTTTCGGGTAATCCGGGTGTAACATACAGGAACAAGCTAATTAAACTCCCAGCTCTTCCGCCTCCCAATCATACGCTACTTTCAGTCGCTCGCTCATCTCCAGTGGCTGGTCCAACCTCTCTGACAAAATCTCGATCACAGCAGGTACATCTACCTCCATGTTATGCTGATCATCCACCGGATCCATCATCAGTACCACATATGGTTGATCCCGCATGATTGCGGCCTCATAGAAAGCAAAGTCCGGTCTGGACGTGGGCATAAATTCGATCAACAGTGTATCATCGGCAGCCCAAAAATGATTATGCAGAGCACTTCCGTGGGGACCAATCACTGCTTTCACGTTCTGATGAACGTAACGCATCAGCGCGTCGGTGCTGGGAAAGTCCTTGTGGTTGAAGATCTTCagttcttcccttttccctctcttaTTGAGAAGTGATTGGATATTTGCTAGGAGAATATCTTCGTTGAGGACTTCTCTGCCAGCATTCAGGATCAGCCCGTTCGATCGTGTCATGTATAAAATCAATTTCCGGTTTGTCTTTTCTACAGGCTGAAGACTATCAGGACTGAGGAGCGAAAGGGATCTCTGTGTTAGCCACGGATGGATAAGTGGTGCACGACAGCTCCATATAAGCTGCGATGCCACAAAGGTTGTATCGCTATGCAGCACCCGGTCTGCAGGATATCCGAGGTATGACCAAAACTCTTCGACAGATTTGTGTCCCTCGCGCCCAGTAGCTACATACTGTGTCTGATGGTCCCGAGATTGAGCCACTGCCCGCATGCCGCGGTCGAGAAAGTGCTGCATCGACCACGAGTCTGGGAAGTTTGCCAGCAGCACGCTGTCATGAGTGGGCTCGTCGCTACTAGGTACAACATGAGAGGTTGTAGCGAGGCCGGACATGCAGGCTTGCATGATCCACTTGTCGAAGGGTGTAGAGGCAGATATGGTAACATTTTCAAATACCTGCAATATAAGTATCTGTCTCTTATGTAGAGATGTGCACACTCACATATATCTGACCGTGCTTTTCAGGATAACGCACTCGACCTTTCATCTCATAAGCCCGTTCCCACATCATCCACGTCGTGTTCCACCACCGTTCCGCATCGTGAGGACGGGACGTAGCGAATATTGGAGGGCTTATGGTAAAGGCAGGGTAGATCAGTTCCTCAGCGGATACTACATTCGGTAGTGTCCGAGCCATACATGGTGCATAGTATCCGGGGGTTGAGTCGGTGCATTCTGTCAGTCTGAGGGGACGAAATCGGTCGCTTTTGGTGGGGGATACAGTTATATGCTTCCCCGGGTTCAATCCAGGCGTGGCAACTCGAATGGTGTAGTCTCCGATGTGCTTGGTTTTgtagaagatgaagaggagcgaAAGAGATAGTAGAAGCGACAAAAGAATGCGCCGCAttgtagtagcagcagctgtTGAGGATTCCAGTATACCCTCGAGATTTTCCAGGTATATTCATTTGAGTTCAGTAGGACGCAACTGGATATCCCGCTTGTTTCTGTTCATAACGGTGTACCTCAGTGAACCGAATCTGTTTGCTGAGCCCCAGCGATGACGCATAGCCGTACTTGGCCACTGCGGATCTAACTGAAGACTAGGCCATCGTATTGATCGCTTCACCTTCCATTAACTATTGCGTTCTCCTCATGCACTGCCCCTGTGCTCGATCCTCTGCCGAGCCCTTCCTGTCAGCTTACAGTTTGGCACGCCTGATGTGCGGCTCCCGCTCGGACACGGATTCGGTACCTTGAAGTTGGTTACGAGCCCGTGCTGACAACATCGGTGATAGTTTTGCATTTATATGCAATGTCAGGCACGAGAACCACTTTCAGAGTTATGCCGACCAGGCCGGGAGTATAGTGGGAGAATGGGAGGTGAGTTAAAAAGGGTAATCCAGTTGTGCTGACAAGGCTGTCCAATCACGATCGCCGTCTACAGCTGATGCATCAGAAAGGCTGGCTTGAATTAGTGCAGATCTGCTAAATTAGGTGATGATCTTCATGCTGCGGGCGAATGCCGACTAACGCTAATCCACGTAAGATCTTCTGCTCCCAAATCAAAGCCACCCCTCCTGTCGATATCCTTCAAAGTTGTCCTGAATGATTCAATTcaggcaaagaaagaaaaaataaacacGTTCTACTATTTCTGTAGACCCACTGTGCGGTCACTTGCCAGCACCGCTGACGAGGTTTTCGACTTTATACGACCATACAACCGACTTCCGATTTACAATCTTGGTCATGTAGACTGACGCTAGGATTAATGAGGGACCAATAGCAACTGCGGCTACAGTCCACGCCAGAAATATGACATACCAGGCGGACTCATCATGCTGCGTCTGCCAGAAATCCGCCCCCCACAGATAGTGGCAGACAGCCTCCAGGATGCGATTGCGCATGACCATAATGAACAAAGGATGAAACAGGTATAGTGAGAAAGAGATTGTGCCGAGGAATTGCACGGGGCGAGATTCTAGCGGAACTCGCAGGAATCGATGACGCCTGAGCGTCCCAACAACGAGGATCGCTCCGACAGCGTGCCAGCCCCGGATGCGGATCTCAGGATCCACATAGAACGGCAGCTTTAGGTAGGACTGAAACCAGAAGTCGGGTGGAAAAGTCGGATCTTGCGGAAGGCACAGGAGGTATATTCCGCTCACGAAGAGCAGACCGGTGAAAATGTTCGCACTATTTCTGACAACTGTGGTCGGTTCGATTTTCTGACCAAGACTCCAGGACGCCTCGCGCAGAGTATCGAGTTCCGCAAACAGGAGACCGGCAATGAATGCCGATAATATAGGTGAGCCAAACCACATGAAAGTGGCACTCAGGCAGGCAATTACCACCAGCCGCACTTTAGGCCTGATGGATGCGAGGCCGAGTATGATCAGATAAACAGCCAATGAGTATTGGTACTCATATGAGATTGTCCACAAGTGGAAATTATACCCCGTCACATAGAACGGTCCACTTAAATGAAGAGTAGTCAGAAAGGTCATGGTAAGACAACTCAGATGAGGTTGTAGCGCTGACCAAGGCTCCGCTCCTGAGCACCCTTCCAGCTCACCCGGAAACCAGTTGAATAGGCCAATGTAAAGAGACATATGGCAAATTACACAAAGGATCAGAACGGGAATGTAAAGGCGAAACCCGCGGCGAAAGACGGAAGAGGTAAGTTTTCGATAGAACTGAGCCGGTGCATCATCACGGAGTCGGATTATGGAGGTCGACACAGCATAGCCTGAGATCACATAGAAGAGAAGGACCATGGACTGTCCAGCAAACAGTAAGCGAAGCGGCGGTAACTGGAAGGGATTCCGATTTTCATCCGCGGGGACAGCCCAAAATGATCGGTAGGGTGTTTTCATCTCTCCCACCGTGAAGTGAAACCAGGCGACGATCGCCGCAGCTATGCCTCTCAGGCCGTCAAGCCAATTTTCCCGAGGCTTGACCGAAGCTGCTGATGCCATAGTGTGTATTGGATGAAAGAGGCAGATGTGCTTGGAGCAAAGGATTAGGTGTGCTGTGTCATTTCCGCCCAGTGAGGGGTTTAAGAAGGCTGGCCTTGGTGCAGCCCAAACAACTTGGACCCGCGTAATAACGAAGGATCGGCCGTGGCACGGCTTTCTTTGAATCGGCAAACAGATCCTGCCTATCAAACAATAAGCGAATATGGTACCTAGCATAGCCAAGAAATATGATCACAAGGTTGGTGACTTTCTTGGTTATAGGACGGGTATGTGAAGATCACGGAGAGGGTCATCCGTTGTCCGAAGGGGAGCCATCAAATACCGACTCCGAATATACTAAGCCCGGGCTACACAGTTCGGGTTGCCCAGCATAATCTGATAGTAATATAAGCCACTATCGTATCAGTAGGATCTGGATACGAGCGAATTGTGGAATCCCCCGCAGCTTATGTAGATCATAGATCTTTTAGTGTCCTCGGCACATCCTAATGGGCTCTGGTCTAGCTGACCAGAGTGCTCACAATGGCTCTTTCTACGTTTTCCATGGTCTCTTATGATATAGGTAACGCTTGAAAAGGGGATAGGCAAGACCTGAGAATATCCCAATCCCTACGCCGAATCATGCAATGAACCATATAAGCTGGACATTGAGAGGTGGAGTAAGATGCAAAGACACACCTTCCGCAATTCTATGCTGACTTCCGCGTCATTATTGAGGTAGGTGATGTCCGTACCCAATCACAGTGAATATTGGTTGTTGGTTCACAGGATATCACATTGACTCATGGTTGGCGACCATGAAGCTGGAGGTCAAAATCCGTGCATCCTTGAACAATTTGATACTAGATATCTTGGCACCCACTGTGTTGGATGGCATTGCGATCCCTTGCTCTTGATGAGACATTCCCTCGCGCTGATGTGACAGTCTATGTGCATGTACTG
It contains:
- a CDS encoding phytoene desaturase family protein (COG:H;~EggNog:ENOG410PG02;~InterPro:IPR036188,IPR002937,IPR008150,IPR014105;~PFAM:PF13450,PF01593;~TransMembrane:1 (o523-543i);~go_function: GO:0016491 - oxidoreductase activity [Evidence IEA];~go_process: GO:0016117 - carotenoid biosynthetic process [Evidence IEA];~go_process: GO:0055114 - oxidation-reduction process [Evidence IEA]); this translates as MEPPTAIVVGGGAGGVAVAARLAKKGYKVTVVEKNADIGGRCSLMQEDDYRFDQGPSLLLMPSFFHQIFHDLGTSISDEGISLRKCDPSYRIWFPDHDHIDLSTDIPSMKEQIEAYEGPHGFEGFLRFLVESGRHYTLSCEHILHRNFATIWSLVHWDLLLALPRLHVFESIYTRASRYFHSDKLRQAFTFASMYLGMSPFDAPATYSLLQYTEVTDGIWYPILDALVKISIRHNTAYILNTPVTSIALSDDHKHVMGVHLSSGKFLPADIVIINADLTYAYNNLLPKTTYSESLQNKPTSCSSISFYWGLDTTLPNLQSHNIFLPPSSKYKSSFDAIFKNHQIPEHPSFYLHIPSRIDPSASPPNTDAIVVLVPVPHLLSPTTSSSSSSPTSPLNPHNTTAYWHTTTQTIRALILSTIHDLTGNDIESHIVCERIETPLTWTDKYNLDRGAILGLSHSFLNVLCFRPRIQHESIQGLFFVGASTHPGSGVPVVLGGSGVVVRVIEEWVGRVKRGDIGRGVRGVWVGVVVVVVVVVVVVVVMMRVEMGMRMGEWFCGLEEAWMESGDESTWRVLLCAILGIGLVRNLCLACTGVPAEL
- a CDS encoding uncharacterized protein (InterPro:IPR007657;~PFAM:PF04577;~SECRETED:SignalP(1-23);~go_function: GO:0016757 - transferase activity, transferring glycosyl groups [Evidence IEA]): MRRILLSLLLSLSLLFIFYKTKHIGDYTIRVATPGLNPGKHITVSPTKSDRFRPLRLTECTDSTPGYYAPCMARTLPNVVSAEELIYPAFTISPPIFATSRPHDAERWWNTTWMMWERAYEMKGRVRYPEKHGQIYVFENVTISASTPFDKWIMQACMSGLATTSHVVPSSDEPTHDSVLLANFPDSWSMQHFLDRGMRAVAQSRDHQTQYVATGREGHKSVEEFWSYLGYPADRVLHSDTTFVASQLIWSCRAPLIHPWLTQRSLSLLSPDSLQPVEKTNRKLILYMTRSNGLILNAGREVLNEDILLANIQSLLNKRGKREELKIFNHKDFPSTDALMRYVHQNVKAVIGPHGSALHNHFWAADDTLLIEFMPTSRPDFAFYEAAIMRDQPYVVLMMDPVDDQHNMEVDVPAVIEILSERLDQPLEMSERLKVAYDWEAEELGV
- a CDS encoding acyltransferase family protein (COG:I;~EggNog:ENOG410PVGT;~InterPro:IPR002656;~PFAM:PF01757;~TransMembrane:10 (i12-30o61-87i108-129o149-172i184-202o208-236i257-277o307-325i337-358o384-409i);~go_function: GO:0016747 - transferase activity, transferring acyl groups other than amino-acyl groups [Evidence IEA]) translates to MASAASVKPRENWLDGLRGIAAAIVAWFHFTVGEMKTPYRSFWAVPADENRNPFQLPPLRLLFAGQSMVLLFYVISGYAVSTSIIRLRDDAPAQFYRKLTSSVFRRGFRLYIPVLILCVICHMSLYIGLFNWFPGELEGCSGAEPWSALQPHLSCLTMTFLTTLHLSGPFYVTGYNFHLWTISYEYQYSLAVYLIILGLASIRPKVRLVVIACLSATFMWFGSPILSAFIAGLLFAELDTLREASWSLGQKIEPTTVVRNSANIFTGLLFVSGIYLLCLPQDPTFPPDFWFQSYLKLPFYVDPEIRIRGWHAVGAILVVGTLRRHRFLRVPLESRPVQFLGTISFSLYLFHPLFIMVMRNRILEAVCHYLWGADFWQTQHDESAWYVIFLAWTVAAVAIGPSLILASVYMTKIVNRKSVVWSYKVENLVSGAGK